A window of Zingiber officinale cultivar Zhangliang chromosome 5A, Zo_v1.1, whole genome shotgun sequence contains these coding sequences:
- the LOC121981918 gene encoding bifunctional levopimaradiene synthase, chloroplastic-like isoform X1 yields the protein MESLCQLPAAPNTLALSRGLANGRRNLALQARMNNGSAGFSHGKQTVSIQSRSKRCAGIALKATQSPQVELTKEVQLPTLPAKVEEKNERWETLVKEIKEIFRSMNDGETNASAYDTAWVARIPSTEEPSRPHFPQTVDWILKNQLEDGSWGEPTYYLVFDRLICTLSCVLALKTWNVAEDQIEKGLDYLRNHVDEIETASESLITSGFEVAFPSMLNEAKTLGIDLPYDRPSIQKIVQFREKKMSRIPVQVMHSVHTTLLYTLEALQEVVQWDKILKLQSADGSFLSSASSTAAVYMKTGDKKCLEFLQSVLDRFGDNLPCQYPIDLFERIWAVDTIARLGIDHLFKKEIIETLDYVYKYAGKQGVSWGRDNTVPDVDDTCMALRLMRLYGYPVSSDLIEFFRDDDGNFICFPGQTHRGVSDMFNLYRFSQVAFPGEKILKEAESFVETYLKDCVKNNNVDDKWSCKKALGKEVARGLEYPWRRSFPRLDAREYLEHYGDSDVWLAKTIYLIYNVTNPKYLQLAKLEFNRLQAIYKKETNSIADWWNSYGLEAASLSPEQLHFAIASTLSEPEFATSRIAYTKFNSIENVLVDLFYKHESTEDLKLLCQAVEEWNPSLALSLPAQLKTTFNVLYETLNELAGEASKVQGKDVFPYFHELRKKQMEVYMKLRETKLGGQSVENSLKEYIDLGKSELGVAVRLLPSVFLMGERLKDLDLLCLNEKSRLQDQLSEFLRLYIDVQMHNNSRVPDGNNAVALSMKESNCTAEEALCHVEAKMEAAFDELVHESLKPSLVPRSCRRLMFEHARITQFFLHDDFTSPAHMQKIAEAMQRFYTPVPVGSA from the exons ATGGAGAGCCTGTGCCAGCTTCCTGCCGCTCCCAACACCCTCGCCTTGTCGAGGGGCCTGGCCAATGGCCGCCGGAACTTGGCCCTGCAGGCGAGGATGAACAATGGCAGCGCAGGCTTCAGCCACGGAAAACAGACGGTTTCCATCCAGTCACGGAGCAAGAGGTGTGCCGGAATCGCTCTCAAAGCAACGCAATCTCCACAAGTCGAGCTCACAAAAGAAGTCCAGTTGCCAACCCTCCCG GCGAAGGTTGAGGAGAAGAACGAGAGGTGGGAGACGCTGGTTAAGGAAATCAAAGAGATCTTCCGGTCGATGAACGACGGCGAGACGAACGCTTCGGCTTATGACACTGCGTGGGTGGCTAGGATTCCGTCCACGGAGGAACCGAGCAGGCCTCACTTCCCGCAGACTGTTGATTGGATTCTCAAGAATCAGTTGGAAGATGGCTCTTGGGGAGAGCCCACTTACTACCTCGTCTTCGATCGATTGATTTGCACTCTGTCATGCGTCCTTGCACTCAAAACCTGGAACGTTGCAGAAGATCAGATCGAGAAAG GTCTAGATTACTTGAGGAATCATGTGGATGAAATAGAGACCGCGAGCGAGAGTCTGATAACTAGCGGATTCGAGGTTGCATTTCCTTCCATGTTGAACGAAGCCAAGACTCTGGGCATCGATCTTCCATATGATCGTCCGTCCATTCAAAAAATTGTCCAATTTAGGGAAAAGAAAATGAGCAG AATCCCAGTGCAAGTGATGCATTCAGTGCACACGACGCTGCTATACACGTTGGAAGCCTTGCAGGAAGTCGTGCAATGGGACAAAATTCTCAAGCTTCAATCTGCAGATGGGAGCTTCCTCAGCTCTGCTTCTTCCACGGCCGCAGTCTACATGAAGACTGGCGACAAGAAATGCCTTGAGTTCTTGCAATCTGTACTTGACAGATTTGGAGACAATT TGCCCTGCCAATACCCAATCGACCTTTTCGAACGCATCTGGGCCGTCGATACGATCGCGAGACTTGGGATCGACCATCTCTTCAAGAAAGAGATCATAGAGACGCTTGATTACGTTTACAA ATATGCTGGGAAACAAGGCGTTTCTTGGGGCAGAGACAACACCGTTCCTGATGTTGACGATACGTGCATGGCCCTCCGTCTGATGAGGTTATATGGCTACCCTGTCTCCTCAG ATCTGATCGAGTTCTTCAGAGACGACGATGGCAATTTCATATGCTTCCCAGGCCAAACGCATCGTGGAGTATCAGACATGTTCAACTTGTACCgcttctctcaggttgccttcCCCGGCGAGAAAATTCTGAAGGAAGCCGAGTCCTTTGTGGAGACATACTTGAAGGATTGCGTGAAGAACAACAACGTCGACGACAAGTGGTCCTGCAAGAAGGCACTGGGCAAAGAGGTTGCTCGTGGCTTGGAGTACCCGTGGAGGAGGAGCTTCCCCAGACTTGATGCCAGGGAATACCTTGAGCATTATGGAGACAGCGATGTTTGGCTCGCCAAGACCATCTACCT GATATACAATGTGACAAATCCGAAGTACCTACAACTTGCCAAGTTGGAGTTCAACAGGCTGCAAGCAATATACAAGAAGGAGACGAATTCCATTGCAGA TTGGTGGAATAGCTATGGACTAGAAGCTGCCTCTCTGTCCCCCGAGCAGCTTCACTTCGCTATTGCTTCTACACTCTCTGAGCCAGAGTTTGCTACGAGCAGAATAGCCTACACCAAGTTCAATTCCATTGAAAATGTTCTCGTAGATCTGTTTTACAAACATGAATCCACTGAGGACTTGAAGTTGCTGTGCCAAGCAGTTGAAGA GTGGAATCCCTCGCTGGCTCTTTCACTTCCAGCTCAATTGAAAACAACATTCAATGTTTTGTATGAGACTCTGAATGAATTAGCAGGGGAAGCCAGTAAAGTCCAAGGGAAGGATGTGTTCCCCTACTTCCATGAACTC AGGAAGAAACAGATGGAGGTGTACATGAAACTTAGGGAGACTAAATTAGGAGGACAAAGCGTTGAGAACTCATTGAAGGAGTACATCGACCTTGGCAAGAGCGAATTGGGCGTGGCCGTCCGATTACTGCCTTCCGTGTTTCTGATGGGGGAGCGTCTCAAGGATTTGGATCTGCTTTGCTTGAACGAGAAATCCAGACTCCAGGATCAACTCTCCGAGTTCTTGAGACTGTACATCGATGTCCAAATGCACAAC AACTCGCGGGTGCCAGATGGGAACAACGCTGTGGCCTTGAGCATGAAAGAGAGCAACTGCACGGCGGAGGAAGCGTTGTGCCACGTAGAAGCGAAGATGGAGGCGGCGTTCGACGAGCTGGTGCACGAGAGTCTAAAGCCGAGCTTGGTGCCGCGTAGCTGCCGGAGGTTGATGTTTGAGCACGCGAGGATCACACAGTTCTTCCTGCACGACGACTTCACCTCGCCGGCGCATATGCAGAAGATCGCCGAAGCCATGCAACGCTTCTACACGCCTGTTCCGGTCGGTAGTGCATGA
- the LOC121981918 gene encoding bifunctional levopimaradiene synthase, chloroplastic-like isoform X2: MESLCQLPAAPNTLALSRGLANGRRNLALQARMNNGSAGFSHGKQTVSIQSRSKRCAGIALKATQSPQVELTKEVQLPTLPVEEKNERWETLVKEIKEIFRSMNDGETNASAYDTAWVARIPSTEEPSRPHFPQTVDWILKNQLEDGSWGEPTYYLVFDRLICTLSCVLALKTWNVAEDQIEKGLDYLRNHVDEIETASESLITSGFEVAFPSMLNEAKTLGIDLPYDRPSIQKIVQFREKKMSRIPVQVMHSVHTTLLYTLEALQEVVQWDKILKLQSADGSFLSSASSTAAVYMKTGDKKCLEFLQSVLDRFGDNLPCQYPIDLFERIWAVDTIARLGIDHLFKKEIIETLDYVYKYAGKQGVSWGRDNTVPDVDDTCMALRLMRLYGYPVSSDLIEFFRDDDGNFICFPGQTHRGVSDMFNLYRFSQVAFPGEKILKEAESFVETYLKDCVKNNNVDDKWSCKKALGKEVARGLEYPWRRSFPRLDAREYLEHYGDSDVWLAKTIYLIYNVTNPKYLQLAKLEFNRLQAIYKKETNSIADWWNSYGLEAASLSPEQLHFAIASTLSEPEFATSRIAYTKFNSIENVLVDLFYKHESTEDLKLLCQAVEEWNPSLALSLPAQLKTTFNVLYETLNELAGEASKVQGKDVFPYFHELRKKQMEVYMKLRETKLGGQSVENSLKEYIDLGKSELGVAVRLLPSVFLMGERLKDLDLLCLNEKSRLQDQLSEFLRLYIDVQMHNNSRVPDGNNAVALSMKESNCTAEEALCHVEAKMEAAFDELVHESLKPSLVPRSCRRLMFEHARITQFFLHDDFTSPAHMQKIAEAMQRFYTPVPVGSA, translated from the exons ATGGAGAGCCTGTGCCAGCTTCCTGCCGCTCCCAACACCCTCGCCTTGTCGAGGGGCCTGGCCAATGGCCGCCGGAACTTGGCCCTGCAGGCGAGGATGAACAATGGCAGCGCAGGCTTCAGCCACGGAAAACAGACGGTTTCCATCCAGTCACGGAGCAAGAGGTGTGCCGGAATCGCTCTCAAAGCAACGCAATCTCCACAAGTCGAGCTCACAAAAGAAGTCCAGTTGCCAACCCTCCCG GTTGAGGAGAAGAACGAGAGGTGGGAGACGCTGGTTAAGGAAATCAAAGAGATCTTCCGGTCGATGAACGACGGCGAGACGAACGCTTCGGCTTATGACACTGCGTGGGTGGCTAGGATTCCGTCCACGGAGGAACCGAGCAGGCCTCACTTCCCGCAGACTGTTGATTGGATTCTCAAGAATCAGTTGGAAGATGGCTCTTGGGGAGAGCCCACTTACTACCTCGTCTTCGATCGATTGATTTGCACTCTGTCATGCGTCCTTGCACTCAAAACCTGGAACGTTGCAGAAGATCAGATCGAGAAAG GTCTAGATTACTTGAGGAATCATGTGGATGAAATAGAGACCGCGAGCGAGAGTCTGATAACTAGCGGATTCGAGGTTGCATTTCCTTCCATGTTGAACGAAGCCAAGACTCTGGGCATCGATCTTCCATATGATCGTCCGTCCATTCAAAAAATTGTCCAATTTAGGGAAAAGAAAATGAGCAG AATCCCAGTGCAAGTGATGCATTCAGTGCACACGACGCTGCTATACACGTTGGAAGCCTTGCAGGAAGTCGTGCAATGGGACAAAATTCTCAAGCTTCAATCTGCAGATGGGAGCTTCCTCAGCTCTGCTTCTTCCACGGCCGCAGTCTACATGAAGACTGGCGACAAGAAATGCCTTGAGTTCTTGCAATCTGTACTTGACAGATTTGGAGACAATT TGCCCTGCCAATACCCAATCGACCTTTTCGAACGCATCTGGGCCGTCGATACGATCGCGAGACTTGGGATCGACCATCTCTTCAAGAAAGAGATCATAGAGACGCTTGATTACGTTTACAA ATATGCTGGGAAACAAGGCGTTTCTTGGGGCAGAGACAACACCGTTCCTGATGTTGACGATACGTGCATGGCCCTCCGTCTGATGAGGTTATATGGCTACCCTGTCTCCTCAG ATCTGATCGAGTTCTTCAGAGACGACGATGGCAATTTCATATGCTTCCCAGGCCAAACGCATCGTGGAGTATCAGACATGTTCAACTTGTACCgcttctctcaggttgccttcCCCGGCGAGAAAATTCTGAAGGAAGCCGAGTCCTTTGTGGAGACATACTTGAAGGATTGCGTGAAGAACAACAACGTCGACGACAAGTGGTCCTGCAAGAAGGCACTGGGCAAAGAGGTTGCTCGTGGCTTGGAGTACCCGTGGAGGAGGAGCTTCCCCAGACTTGATGCCAGGGAATACCTTGAGCATTATGGAGACAGCGATGTTTGGCTCGCCAAGACCATCTACCT GATATACAATGTGACAAATCCGAAGTACCTACAACTTGCCAAGTTGGAGTTCAACAGGCTGCAAGCAATATACAAGAAGGAGACGAATTCCATTGCAGA TTGGTGGAATAGCTATGGACTAGAAGCTGCCTCTCTGTCCCCCGAGCAGCTTCACTTCGCTATTGCTTCTACACTCTCTGAGCCAGAGTTTGCTACGAGCAGAATAGCCTACACCAAGTTCAATTCCATTGAAAATGTTCTCGTAGATCTGTTTTACAAACATGAATCCACTGAGGACTTGAAGTTGCTGTGCCAAGCAGTTGAAGA GTGGAATCCCTCGCTGGCTCTTTCACTTCCAGCTCAATTGAAAACAACATTCAATGTTTTGTATGAGACTCTGAATGAATTAGCAGGGGAAGCCAGTAAAGTCCAAGGGAAGGATGTGTTCCCCTACTTCCATGAACTC AGGAAGAAACAGATGGAGGTGTACATGAAACTTAGGGAGACTAAATTAGGAGGACAAAGCGTTGAGAACTCATTGAAGGAGTACATCGACCTTGGCAAGAGCGAATTGGGCGTGGCCGTCCGATTACTGCCTTCCGTGTTTCTGATGGGGGAGCGTCTCAAGGATTTGGATCTGCTTTGCTTGAACGAGAAATCCAGACTCCAGGATCAACTCTCCGAGTTCTTGAGACTGTACATCGATGTCCAAATGCACAAC AACTCGCGGGTGCCAGATGGGAACAACGCTGTGGCCTTGAGCATGAAAGAGAGCAACTGCACGGCGGAGGAAGCGTTGTGCCACGTAGAAGCGAAGATGGAGGCGGCGTTCGACGAGCTGGTGCACGAGAGTCTAAAGCCGAGCTTGGTGCCGCGTAGCTGCCGGAGGTTGATGTTTGAGCACGCGAGGATCACACAGTTCTTCCTGCACGACGACTTCACCTCGCCGGCGCATATGCAGAAGATCGCCGAAGCCATGCAACGCTTCTACACGCCTGTTCCGGTCGGTAGTGCATGA